A genomic window from Sulfurospirillum diekertiae includes:
- a CDS encoding TorD/DmsD family molecular chaperone has product MINKESVNKARSLYYGFLSKIFVFTTSIDRYKGVSEALDVMIENPIDENSAEALKEIKIFLVEKGQNALIQEYDDIFHNPAYKVVRNTASYYDEGVESGHQRLAVKNFLAKTKIRRDETNFKENEDSVGFIFTFMHELIELIMKNQKEYETIQHCLFTEVINPFVDEFIINVYEHPMSKTYQSIAIVLNAFMAFERMYFEVAKPPLKEKIRVQKPVEVISGAEAKRRADNKAKKIAGLDAKVERTLR; this is encoded by the coding sequence ATGATAAATAAAGAATCTGTTAATAAAGCCCGCTCACTCTACTATGGCTTCTTGAGCAAAATATTTGTTTTTACAACAAGTATAGATCGTTATAAAGGTGTTTCAGAAGCGCTTGATGTGATGATCGAAAACCCGATTGATGAAAATTCCGCTGAAGCACTCAAAGAAATTAAAATATTTTTGGTTGAAAAAGGTCAAAATGCACTGATTCAAGAGTACGATGACATCTTCCATAATCCTGCCTATAAAGTCGTTCGCAATACCGCGTCCTATTACGATGAGGGTGTTGAGAGTGGGCATCAACGCTTAGCTGTTAAAAATTTCTTAGCCAAAACAAAAATCAGACGGGATGAAACAAACTTCAAAGAGAACGAAGACAGCGTTGGGTTTATCTTTACCTTTATGCACGAGCTCATTGAACTTATTATGAAAAATCAAAAAGAGTATGAAACTATCCAGCACTGTCTTTTCACCGAAGTGATTAACCCTTTCGTGGATGAGTTTATCATCAATGTCTATGAGCACCCGATGTCAAAAACATACCAATCTATTGCAATTGTTCTTAATGCGTTTATGGCATTTGAGCGTATGTATTTTGAAGTCGCAAAACCACCTCTCAAAGAAAAAATTAGGGTTCAAAAGCCTGTGGAAGTGATCTCTGGAGCAGAAGCAAAACGAAGAGCGGACAATAAAGCTAAAAAGATAGCGGGACTGGATGCAAAAGTAGAGCGTACCCTGCGCTAG
- a CDS encoding winged helix-turn-helix domain-containing protein yields the protein MSEMEELIKKYLNEKGKLDCTDGFKIAAKLKCSTLEVGACAKAMDIRIDSCELGQFGKLEGGIYDVEAENRLTPLLDEKNRVTCKAARAAAAGIGLKKIRGTLKEKNYDVTFCELGCFKEKTRPRLYVKTKTWIENAEGELLFGKGKTEILELIEQEGSISKASEKIGMNYKKAWTHIKILQKNINDTMVQTKQGGGEDAGTTLTPVAREFMDNYRKLQAEIEAYANERFKELFLKPRNKKEFEER from the coding sequence ATGTCTGAGATGGAAGAACTGATCAAAAAATATTTGAATGAAAAAGGCAAACTAGACTGTACCGATGGCTTTAAAATCGCAGCAAAACTAAAGTGTTCTACCCTCGAAGTGGGTGCATGTGCCAAAGCAATGGATATACGTATTGACTCGTGTGAATTAGGACAGTTTGGGAAACTTGAAGGTGGTATCTACGATGTCGAAGCAGAAAATCGTCTCACGCCACTGTTAGATGAAAAAAATCGTGTTACATGTAAAGCTGCACGCGCTGCAGCCGCTGGGATTGGGCTTAAAAAAATTCGTGGTACGTTGAAAGAAAAAAACTACGATGTCACGTTTTGCGAATTAGGATGTTTTAAAGAAAAAACACGTCCACGTTTGTATGTCAAAACCAAAACATGGATCGAAAATGCTGAGGGCGAATTGCTTTTTGGCAAGGGTAAAACAGAAATCTTGGAGTTGATTGAGCAAGAGGGGTCTATCTCTAAGGCGTCTGAAAAAATTGGCATGAATTATAAAAAAGCATGGACACACATCAAGATCTTGCAAAAAAATATTAACGACACGATGGTGCAAACCAAACAAGGCGGTGGCGAAGATGCAGGAACAACACTGACTCCTGTAGCACGTGAATTTATGGACAATTACCGAAAACTTCAAGCGGAAATTGAAGCCTATGCCAATGAGCGTTTTAAAGAGTTGTTTTTAAAGCCGAGAAATAAAAAAGAGTTTGAAGAGCGTTAA
- a CDS encoding ABC transporter ATP-binding protein: protein MSFYQAENIFFSYNDKPVLQGVDLSIEEGSIVSLLGPNGTGKSTLMKLFLGLLTPKSGKVILKGKTLQNYSIKERALHVSYVPQSTQVAFAFFALDIVLMGRIAFETWFKKPSQADIHLAREAMERLGILHLEKRTFQTLSGGEKQLVLIARSLAQGAKILVMDEPVSGLDYGNQLRLLETIMNLSKEGYTFLKSTHFPEHALMLGGYTYALKDGHILAHGLTCKTITQELINELYHTDIELKQTSCGYPVCIPSFVHNSKV from the coding sequence ATGAGTTTTTACCAAGCGGAAAATATCTTTTTTTCTTACAATGACAAACCCGTTTTACAAGGTGTTGACCTTTCGATTGAAGAAGGCAGTATAGTCTCACTTTTAGGTCCCAATGGAACAGGAAAAAGTACATTGATGAAACTCTTTTTGGGGCTTTTAACCCCAAAAAGTGGCAAAGTGATCTTAAAAGGCAAAACATTACAGAATTATTCTATTAAAGAGCGCGCTTTACATGTAAGCTATGTTCCGCAAAGCACACAAGTGGCATTTGCCTTTTTTGCCCTCGATATTGTGCTTATGGGTCGCATCGCTTTTGAGACATGGTTTAAAAAGCCAAGTCAAGCTGACATACACTTGGCACGCGAGGCGATGGAGCGGTTGGGTATTTTACATTTGGAAAAACGCACATTCCAAACCCTGAGTGGTGGGGAAAAACAGTTGGTTCTCATTGCCCGTTCTTTAGCGCAAGGGGCAAAAATCTTGGTCATGGATGAGCCGGTTTCGGGGCTGGATTATGGCAATCAGCTGCGCCTTTTGGAAACGATTATGAACCTCTCCAAAGAGGGTTACACCTTTTTAAAATCAACCCATTTCCCCGAACATGCTTTAATGCTCGGTGGTTATACCTATGCGCTGAAAGATGGTCACATTTTGGCACACGGGCTTACATGTAAAACAATTACACAAGAGCTTATCAACGAACTTTATCATACGGATATTGAGCTCAAACAGACTTCGTGTGGCTATCCTGTATGTATCCCTTCGTTTGTTCATAATTCTAAAGTATAG
- a CDS encoding twin-arginine translocation signal domain-containing protein has protein sequence MNESRRGFVAKAALVGAVAAVGVVGAQASSSSSKGSNGVVVGKSKKKEITYKKTQAWEDYYKSAL, from the coding sequence ATGAATGAGAGCAGACGTGGCTTTGTCGCAAAAGCTGCACTTGTGGGTGCTGTCGCTGCCGTTGGTGTAGTGGGTGCACAAGCAAGTTCTTCTAGTTCAAAAGGTTCAAATGGCGTTGTTGTAGGTAAATCTAAAAAGAAAGAGATTACTTATAAGAAAACACAAGCATGGGAAGATTATTACAAATCTGCCCTATAA
- a CDS encoding TonB-dependent receptor plug domain-containing protein gives MKYNVGLALSLITASVLMGETFELGKIEVSESKDISANQTTESVDAQTIKDTESKTVAQALENIPGTYIQQTGARNDTGIRIRGFNQSRVPIYVDGIPVYVPYDKTTDLSRFTTYDIDEIDVSKGYVSPMYGANTMGGAVNLITKKPTKEFEGEVGAGVFSGNGQEEYLTMGTNQGKYYGLISVSNYERDYFKLSNDYTANGYENGGKRENSDSQDRKINIKVGYTPNDTDEYAFNYIAQRGEKGQPYFASDITAPVAMATNRHWYWPDWDKTSYYFLTKTALNDAIMLKTRWYRDEFYNKINWYNNLPSTSSKITEVTEYDDYTLGGNAELDFKLTEAQMLKLSVTQKKDYHKDIDSATPGVDIKAEGTTTSYGLEYSLKVTDQITWVTGASYDENKIDKAEYRSGTAIKEFPKYDTDAFNPETALYYKLSDATTLYGSIAKKSNMPTLKDRYSTKLGTYIPNPDLKAEQSINYEVGIDQKLTDAHVAHVALFLSESDDYIASVNVPDVAGICTGGKCKQSQNIGKEEHKGVEVSLDSFWDEYLSSSVSYTYIDADIKDNPINPYVTDIPKHSFAGRLKYSPIAMVDIIPQVRYESERYVSNDYRYGDYQTKDFFLMDLKVAYRPVKALELAVGVKNIFDRDYFYSYGYPQEGRSYYANARYSF, from the coding sequence ATGAAATACAACGTTGGCTTAGCGCTTTCATTGATCACCGCATCCGTGTTGATGGGTGAGACATTTGAGTTAGGAAAAATTGAGGTCAGTGAATCAAAAGATATTAGTGCAAATCAGACGACAGAATCTGTAGATGCACAAACAATAAAAGATACAGAGAGTAAAACAGTTGCTCAAGCATTGGAAAACATTCCAGGTACTTATATTCAACAAACAGGTGCTAGAAACGATACAGGTATTCGTATCCGAGGCTTTAATCAAAGTCGTGTGCCTATCTATGTAGATGGTATTCCTGTTTATGTACCATATGATAAAACAACGGATTTAAGTCGCTTCACAACCTATGATATTGATGAGATTGATGTATCAAAAGGCTATGTATCTCCAATGTATGGGGCAAATACAATGGGTGGAGCTGTTAACCTTATCACCAAAAAACCAACGAAAGAGTTTGAAGGCGAAGTGGGTGCAGGTGTTTTTAGCGGTAATGGGCAAGAAGAGTATTTAACAATGGGAACCAATCAAGGGAAATATTATGGGTTAATCTCTGTTTCAAACTACGAAAGAGATTATTTTAAATTATCAAATGATTATACTGCCAATGGGTATGAAAATGGCGGTAAACGAGAAAACTCAGATTCCCAAGATCGAAAAATAAATATTAAAGTTGGATATACACCCAACGATACAGATGAATATGCTTTTAATTATATTGCACAACGTGGAGAAAAAGGGCAACCGTATTTTGCTAGCGATATAACGGCACCAGTTGCTATGGCAACAAATAGACATTGGTATTGGCCAGATTGGGACAAAACCAGTTATTATTTCTTGACAAAAACAGCACTCAATGATGCAATTATGTTAAAGACGCGTTGGTACAGAGATGAGTTTTATAATAAGATAAATTGGTACAATAATTTACCTTCAACAAGCTCTAAAATAACGGAAGTAACGGAGTATGATGATTATACATTAGGCGGTAATGCTGAGTTAGATTTTAAGTTAACAGAAGCCCAAATGTTAAAATTATCGGTTACGCAAAAAAAAGATTATCATAAAGACATTGATTCTGCTACACCAGGTGTTGATATAAAAGCTGAGGGAACAACAACTTCTTATGGATTAGAATATTCATTAAAAGTGACTGATCAAATCACATGGGTTACGGGCGCCTCTTATGATGAGAATAAAATTGATAAAGCAGAATATCGTAGTGGTACAGCCATTAAAGAGTTCCCAAAATATGATACTGATGCGTTTAATCCAGAAACAGCACTCTACTATAAACTCAGTGATGCGACGACTCTTTATGGAAGTATTGCCAAAAAAAGTAATATGCCTACCTTAAAAGATAGATATTCAACTAAACTGGGTACGTATATCCCCAATCCTGATTTAAAAGCGGAACAATCTATTAATTATGAAGTGGGTATTGACCAAAAATTAACGGATGCACACGTGGCGCATGTAGCTCTTTTCTTATCCGAATCGGATGATTATATCGCTTCCGTGAATGTTCCAGATGTCGCAGGTATTTGTACAGGTGGTAAATGCAAGCAAAGTCAAAATATAGGGAAAGAAGAACATAAAGGCGTTGAAGTCTCTTTAGATTCTTTTTGGGATGAATATTTAAGTAGTAGCGTATCCTATACCTATATTGATGCAGATATTAAAGATAATCCAATCAATCCTTACGTTACGGATATACCAAAACATAGCTTTGCTGGACGTTTAAAATATTCTCCAATCGCAATGGTTGATATTATTCCTCAAGTTCGTTATGAAAGTGAACGTTATGTAAGCAATGATTACCGATATGGTGATTATCAAACCAAAGATTTTTTCTTAATGGATTTGAAAGTTGCCTATCGCCCAGTTAAAGCTCTTGAGCTGGCTGTTGGCGTTAAAAATATCTTTGATCGAGATTATTTTTATAGCTATGGCTATCCTCAAGAAGGCCGAAGTTACTACGCTAATGCGCGTTATAGCTTCTAA
- the tupB gene encoding tungstate ABC transporter permease TupB, with product MDFILSGLKEAFWLLVNLDPETISAVDVTLKSSTLSIIFSIVIGLPLGFCLGFFQFPGRKFFKLLSDTLLAIPTVVVGLIVYAFISNRGPFGSYELLYTLSGIVIGQTLLALPIIISLSATAVEGMEKKLYLTLASFGLTMSQMIRSVVWELRHALIAVAVAAYGRVIAEVGIAMMIGGNIKWFTRTITTAISLETNKGEFATGIALGLVLISIAFLLNFVLFFLKKRARIVV from the coding sequence TTGGATTTTATTTTATCGGGTTTAAAAGAAGCATTTTGGCTGCTTGTTAACCTTGATCCTGAAACGATTTCAGCGGTTGATGTGACGCTAAAAAGTTCGACTCTTTCTATTATTTTTAGTATTGTTATTGGGCTACCATTAGGGTTTTGTTTGGGATTTTTTCAATTCCCTGGGCGAAAATTTTTCAAGCTTCTTTCCGACACCCTCCTTGCCATTCCAACGGTAGTGGTAGGTCTGATTGTTTACGCGTTTATCTCCAACCGTGGACCTTTTGGAAGTTATGAACTGCTCTATACATTATCAGGTATTGTGATCGGGCAAACACTTTTAGCATTACCCATTATCATCTCTTTAAGTGCTACGGCGGTTGAAGGAATGGAGAAGAAGCTTTACCTCACACTCGCTTCCTTTGGATTGACGATGTCACAGATGATCCGAAGCGTGGTTTGGGAACTTCGTCATGCACTGATCGCCGTTGCGGTTGCCGCGTACGGACGTGTCATAGCTGAAGTAGGCATTGCGATGATGATTGGTGGTAATATCAAGTGGTTTACACGTACCATTACCACTGCGATCTCATTAGAAACGAATAAAGGTGAATTTGCTACAGGTATTGCGCTAGGGTTGGTGCTGATCAGTATAGCCTTTTTGCTCAATTTTGTGCTCTTCTTTTTGAAAAAACGTGCGAGAATTGTTGTATGA
- a CDS encoding formate dehydrogenase subunit gamma yields the protein MRKNLMMIIAALSLSTVAYATESQIWGEMRIQNILEYGKEGSTHLGPLFTLLQNKYFAWIFLGVLIGVPGAFYIHYLIIGPKVFPHSAKKYYAFNLYNRIIHQVAAISFLVIIPTGFIIVFGEFFGGGTLVRMAKNLHGIFTIPFTIVVIPMALMWLKEALFNFADVKWFMILGGYLSKEKKPILADKFNAGQKMWYWVAILGGITMILSGAFMFFLDFKMQMLHDLTGLSQIDLLRAAAIIHNVMGFAIVAMFITHVYMSMFAIKGAVHSIITGYVEEEEVKILHSTWYKKLRDQGKF from the coding sequence ATGAGAAAGAATCTAATGATGATCATTGCAGCTCTGAGTTTGTCAACAGTGGCATACGCCACTGAAAGCCAAATCTGGGGTGAGATGCGCATACAAAATATTTTAGAATACGGAAAAGAGGGAAGTACCCACTTAGGACCTTTGTTTACCCTACTGCAAAATAAATACTTTGCATGGATATTCCTAGGCGTTCTAATCGGAGTTCCTGGAGCTTTCTATATCCATTACCTGATTATAGGTCCTAAAGTCTTTCCACACAGTGCAAAGAAATATTATGCCTTTAATCTCTATAATAGAATTATCCACCAAGTAGCCGCTATTAGCTTCTTGGTGATTATACCCACAGGATTCATTATCGTTTTCGGTGAGTTCTTTGGTGGTGGAACCTTGGTGAGGATGGCAAAGAACCTTCATGGTATCTTTACCATTCCCTTTACCATTGTCGTCATTCCTATGGCACTCATGTGGCTTAAAGAGGCTCTCTTTAACTTCGCAGATGTGAAATGGTTTATGATCCTAGGAGGTTACCTCTCTAAAGAGAAAAAACCAATTCTCGCTGATAAGTTTAATGCCGGTCAAAAGATGTGGTACTGGGTCGCCATATTAGGTGGTATTACCATGATCTTAAGTGGAGCATTCATGTTCTTCCTAGACTTTAAAATGCAAATGTTGCATGATCTAACAGGGTTAAGTCAAATAGACTTACTTAGAGCAGCAGCTATTATTCATAATGTAATGGGCTTTGCAATCGTAGCAATGTTCATCACCCATGTGTATATGTCTATGTTCGCTATTAAAGGAGCAGTGCATAGTATTATTACAGGGTATGTGGAAGAAGAAGAAGTGAAGATTCTTCACAGTACATGGTATAAGAAACTCAGAGATCAGGGTAAGTTCTAA
- the fdh3B gene encoding formate dehydrogenase FDH3 subunit beta produces MMEYARMKFYCDESRCIECDGCSVACAEAHELPVGISRRKVVTINEGIPGKEFSTSIACMHCTDAPCAQVCPVDCFYIREDGIVLHDKNKCIGCGYCLYACPFGAPQFPRDGAFGAKGAMDKCTMCAGGPLETNSLHERELYGQNRIAEGKVPVCAAMCSTKALLVGDAESVSNVFRARVMARGGKGINSPYGWDKAYKNQ; encoded by the coding sequence ATGATGGAATACGCAAGAATGAAATTTTACTGCGATGAGAGCAGATGTATTGAGTGTGATGGCTGTTCAGTCGCTTGTGCCGAAGCGCATGAGCTTCCTGTAGGTATTAGCAGACGTAAAGTTGTGACGATTAATGAAGGCATCCCAGGCAAGGAGTTTTCAACCTCAATTGCTTGTATGCACTGTACGGACGCGCCATGTGCGCAAGTGTGCCCAGTGGATTGTTTCTATATCAGAGAGGACGGCATCGTTCTTCATGATAAGAACAAATGTATCGGTTGTGGCTATTGTCTTTATGCTTGCCCATTTGGTGCGCCACAGTTCCCAAGAGATGGTGCCTTTGGTGCTAAGGGAGCTATGGATAAATGTACGATGTGTGCTGGTGGACCACTTGAGACAAACTCACTTCATGAGCGTGAACTCTATGGTCAAAACCGTATCGCTGAGGGTAAAGTTCCTGTATGTGCAGCAATGTGTTCAACGAAAGCACTTTTGGTGGGTGATGCAGAGTCTGTATCAAACGTCTTTAGAGCACGTGTGATGGCTCGTGGTGGTAAAGGCATTAACTCTCCTTACGGATGGGATAAAGCGTATAAAAACCAATGA
- the tupA gene encoding tungstate ABC transporter substrate-binding protein TupA, with protein MFSVKNRLKGKVLFSLLALSSLLCAADLKMATTTSTGDTGLLDVLVPKYKADTGVDLKWVAVGTGNALKLGENCDVSVLFVHSPTSEKTYMEKGFGVERTPVMYNDFVVIGTPDMKAKFAGKSISEVFKIIETEQIKFVSRGDKSGTHDKEKGVWKEALGHTPEKQPWYLEAGQGMIATINIAAEQKGVTLTDRGTYIKYEANYKGNPPLVIVYEGADALKNFYSVIAVNPKRCANTDYKGALQFIEWVTSDKIQTEIANFKLMDKQLFYPDFKTRAAK; from the coding sequence ATGTTTTCAGTAAAGAACCGCTTAAAAGGGAAAGTGCTTTTCTCGCTTCTTGCCCTCAGTTCGCTACTCTGTGCGGCTGATCTTAAAATGGCAACCACAACGAGTACAGGCGACACAGGCCTTTTAGACGTACTTGTCCCTAAATACAAAGCCGATACGGGTGTTGATCTTAAATGGGTTGCCGTTGGAACGGGTAACGCTTTAAAACTAGGTGAGAACTGCGATGTGAGTGTTCTTTTCGTCCACTCTCCAACGTCAGAAAAAACATATATGGAAAAAGGATTTGGTGTTGAACGAACGCCTGTGATGTACAATGACTTTGTCGTTATTGGAACACCTGACATGAAAGCCAAATTCGCAGGTAAAAGTATTTCAGAAGTTTTCAAAATCATCGAAACTGAACAAATTAAATTCGTCAGTCGTGGTGACAAATCCGGAACACATGATAAAGAAAAAGGTGTTTGGAAAGAGGCTTTAGGTCACACACCTGAAAAACAACCATGGTATCTTGAAGCGGGTCAAGGCATGATCGCTACAATCAACATCGCTGCTGAGCAAAAAGGTGTTACGTTGACAGATCGTGGAACTTACATTAAATACGAAGCAAACTACAAAGGTAACCCACCTTTGGTTATCGTTTATGAAGGTGCTGATGCACTTAAAAATTTCTACTCCGTCATTGCCGTTAACCCAAAAAGATGTGCCAATACCGACTATAAAGGCGCTCTACAATTTATAGAGTGGGTTACATCTGACAAAATTCAAACAGAAATCGCCAACTTTAAACTGATGGATAAACAACTCTTCTATCCAGATTTTAAAACACGCGCAGCGAAGTAA
- a CDS encoding formate dehydrogenase subunit alpha, producing MEKTTERALTTTVGRRSFLKMAAVASVFGATSGFAGENVTRAATEEEVKNPFPGSKKVKTICTSCSVGCGVIAEVQNGVWVRQEVAQDHPISLGGHCCKGADMIDMVRSEVRLKYPMVKENGQWKRLSWDDALNRIANKLAELKKKDGPDSVQFLGSAKMSNEQAYYFRKFAAFFGTNNTDHQARIUHSSTVAGVANTFGYGAMTNSLGDMQKSKAIIIFGSNPAVNHPVGFQHLLKAKERNNTQIIVIDPRFTKTAAKADIYAQIRPGTDIPFMYGMLNIIFANGWEDKKYIDDRVFGMDKIREEAKKWTPEVVADVTGVPAEKLIQITNIYAKNRPGSLIWAMGLTQHSIGTSNTRMAPILQLALGNMGVAGGGTNILRGHDNVQGATDMGCLSDSLPGYYGLAEGSWKYFARMWGVEYDYLVKQFKDATWMTKTGFSLARWWAGVQNVKSDEKIENAGTHLKALIVMGNGITSVAQQAKIKEGLDNLDLLVLADPFVNEAAILTDKKDNVFILPAATQFETSGYCVATNRSAQWRYKVVEPMYESKPDQEIMFALAKHLGFYEQYTKTMLMQINPKTGVLEPIPGKTTFQWPEDATNEIARTIRTIGLVGWTAERIKKHTDNWHMFDEVSGAGFGPMKGEYYGLPWPCWTTKHGGSPNLYDTSIAVKDGGMGFRNNFGLEKDGVNLLAEKSSAPKGSSIETGYEEVTKANIEKLLGRPLTEEEKVACGANWKVCSTGKLIELALEVGLSPYGNAKARAIVWNFPDHIPMHREPLHSPRQDLVAKYPAYADKANHFRVMTKYASIQNAKDYSKEFPINMVTGRLVTMNGAGIENRASKYIAALTPEMFCDIHPDLALKHGIRNGGMMWVHSPEGTKIKVKAKYSHSVLPDMVFMPFHFAGYFQGTDRTGNFPAGTKPYASGESVNTVTNYGYDIITQIPETKGGLCRIEKA from the coding sequence ATGGAAAAAACAACCGAACGTGCTCTAACAACGACCGTAGGTCGAAGGTCATTCCTCAAAATGGCAGCCGTTGCTAGCGTATTTGGCGCTACTTCAGGGTTTGCTGGTGAGAATGTGACACGAGCTGCAACAGAGGAAGAGGTTAAAAACCCATTTCCTGGAAGCAAAAAAGTTAAAACCATCTGTACATCATGTTCAGTAGGGTGTGGTGTAATTGCAGAAGTTCAAAATGGAGTATGGGTTCGTCAAGAAGTTGCTCAAGACCACCCAATTAGCCTTGGAGGACATTGCTGTAAAGGTGCAGATATGATCGATATGGTCAGATCTGAAGTACGCCTTAAGTATCCAATGGTTAAAGAAAATGGTCAGTGGAAACGTCTTTCTTGGGACGATGCGCTTAACCGTATTGCCAATAAATTGGCAGAACTTAAGAAAAAAGATGGTCCTGATTCTGTTCAATTCTTAGGTTCTGCTAAGATGAGCAATGAGCAAGCGTACTATTTTAGAAAGTTCGCTGCATTCTTTGGGACAAATAACACAGATCACCAAGCTAGAATCTGACACTCTTCCACAGTCGCCGGTGTGGCGAATACATTTGGATACGGTGCTATGACAAACTCTCTTGGAGATATGCAAAAGTCAAAAGCAATTATTATTTTCGGATCTAACCCTGCGGTTAATCACCCTGTAGGTTTCCAACATTTATTGAAAGCAAAAGAGCGCAACAATACACAAATTATCGTTATTGATCCACGATTTACCAAAACAGCTGCTAAAGCTGATATCTATGCACAAATTCGCCCCGGTACAGATATTCCGTTTATGTACGGTATGCTTAACATCATTTTTGCAAATGGTTGGGAAGATAAAAAGTATATAGATGACCGTGTATTTGGTATGGATAAAATTCGTGAAGAAGCTAAAAAGTGGACACCAGAAGTTGTAGCAGATGTTACAGGCGTTCCAGCTGAAAAACTCATTCAAATCACTAATATCTATGCAAAAAATCGTCCTGGTTCATTGATTTGGGCTATGGGTCTTACACAACACTCAATTGGTACTTCCAATACGCGTATGGCTCCAATTCTCCAGTTAGCTCTTGGTAACATGGGTGTAGCAGGGGGTGGTACAAACATCTTACGTGGACACGATAACGTTCAAGGTGCTACCGATATGGGATGTCTCTCTGATTCACTTCCAGGCTATTATGGATTAGCAGAAGGTTCATGGAAATACTTTGCTCGTATGTGGGGCGTTGAATACGATTACCTTGTCAAGCAATTCAAAGACGCAACATGGATGACAAAAACTGGTTTCTCACTTGCAAGATGGTGGGCTGGTGTTCAAAATGTAAAATCCGATGAAAAAATCGAAAATGCAGGCACACACCTCAAAGCATTGATTGTTATGGGTAACGGTATTACTTCTGTTGCACAACAAGCAAAAATTAAAGAAGGCTTAGACAATCTTGATTTGTTAGTTCTTGCAGACCCGTTTGTCAACGAAGCGGCTATTTTAACCGATAAAAAAGACAACGTCTTTATTCTCCCTGCAGCAACTCAGTTTGAGACCAGTGGTTATTGTGTTGCAACCAACAGAAGTGCACAGTGGAGATACAAAGTTGTTGAGCCTATGTATGAGAGCAAACCGGATCAAGAAATTATGTTTGCTTTAGCAAAACATTTAGGCTTCTACGAGCAATACACTAAAACCATGTTAATGCAAATCAATCCTAAAACAGGTGTACTTGAGCCAATTCCTGGTAAAACAACGTTCCAGTGGCCAGAAGATGCAACCAATGAAATTGCACGTACCATTCGAACCATTGGTTTAGTAGGTTGGACAGCAGAGCGTATTAAAAAGCATACCGATAACTGGCATATGTTTGATGAAGTCAGCGGTGCAGGTTTTGGACCAATGAAAGGTGAGTACTATGGGTTACCATGGCCTTGCTGGACAACAAAACACGGCGGTTCGCCAAACCTTTACGATACCAGCATCGCTGTTAAAGATGGTGGTATGGGCTTTAGAAATAACTTTGGCTTGGAAAAAGACGGTGTTAATCTCTTGGCAGAAAAAAGTTCAGCACCTAAGGGTTCTAGCATTGAAACTGGATACGAAGAAGTTACAAAAGCGAATATTGAGAAACTCCTTGGTCGTCCATTGACAGAAGAAGAAAAAGTAGCGTGTGGTGCAAACTGGAAAGTATGTTCTACTGGCAAGTTAATTGAATTGGCGCTTGAAGTTGGTCTTTCACCGTACGGTAACGCAAAAGCGCGTGCGATTGTTTGGAACTTCCCGGATCATATCCCAATGCACAGAGAACCACTCCACTCACCAAGACAAGATTTGGTTGCAAAATACCCAGCGTATGCAGATAAAGCAAACCACTTCCGTGTTATGACGAAGTACGCTTCTATCCAAAATGCAAAAGACTATTCAAAAGAGTTCCCAATTAACATGGTAACAGGACGTTTAGTCACGATGAACGGTGCGGGTATTGAAAACCGTGCATCTAAGTACATCGCGGCATTAACACCTGAGATGTTCTGTGATATTCACCCAGATTTAGCGCTCAAACATGGCATTAGAAACGGTGGAATGATGTGGGTACACTCACCTGAAGGTACCAAAATTAAAGTGAAAGCGAAGTATTCTCATAGCGTACTTCCCGATATGGTCTTTATGCCATTCCACTTTGCAGGTTACTTCCAAGGAACAGATAGAACGGGTAATTTCCCAGCAGGAACGAAGCCTTATGCAAGCGGCGAGAGTGTCAATACCGTTACGAACTACGGTTACGACATCATTACTCAGATTCCTGAAACTAAGGGCGGCTTGTGTCGCATCGAAAAAGCGTAG